One window of the Halobacillus litoralis genome contains the following:
- a CDS encoding cytochrome P450 — MAVKVPKDNTIDNTLAIFKDGYNFIPNRVQNHHLDVYETRVLGEKVALLSGIEGAELFYDRNRMNRSGALPTRVLKTLFGEGGIQTMDGDPHTHRKLLFMSLMTPESLQHLYEITTKNWAQFTKKWSKMKKVNLYDESRELLCRTACDWAGIPLNEKEVNKRTRDLSNMIDGFSAIGPKHIESRRARKRSEAWIEDLIIKVRNGEMEAEKGKAVYEMAMHRNVEGESLDARMAAVETLNVIRPLVAISKFLTFGAVALEEYPETRTRVSLDDEYLFMFTQEIRRFYPFVPFLGARVDHDFTWQEYPFKKNQLVLIDVYGINHDPRIWEKPDEFNPERFLNWDGGLFDLIPQGGGGYYNGHRCPGEWATIEVLQASFRYMTKHLGYEVPKQDYSYSLKKMPALPKSGFIMKNVHYK, encoded by the coding sequence ATGGCCGTCAAAGTACCGAAAGATAATACGATTGACAACACATTGGCTATTTTCAAGGATGGTTACAATTTCATCCCCAACCGTGTACAGAACCATCATTTGGATGTATATGAAACGAGAGTATTGGGAGAAAAAGTCGCCCTCCTCAGTGGAATCGAAGGGGCGGAACTTTTTTATGACAGAAATCGGATGAACCGGTCAGGAGCACTGCCGACAAGGGTTTTGAAAACACTATTCGGCGAAGGTGGGATTCAGACGATGGACGGCGACCCTCATACCCACCGTAAGCTTTTGTTCATGTCCTTGATGACTCCTGAATCTTTGCAACACTTATACGAAATCACGACCAAAAACTGGGCTCAATTCACGAAAAAGTGGAGCAAGATGAAAAAGGTCAACCTCTATGATGAGTCACGAGAACTCCTCTGCCGGACAGCGTGTGATTGGGCTGGTATTCCTTTAAATGAAAAAGAAGTGAATAAACGCACACGTGACCTGAGCAACATGATTGATGGCTTCAGTGCCATCGGGCCGAAACATATTGAAAGCCGACGTGCACGGAAACGGTCGGAAGCGTGGATCGAGGACTTGATCATAAAAGTCAGAAATGGAGAAATGGAAGCTGAAAAAGGAAAAGCTGTATATGAGATGGCTATGCACCGAAATGTAGAGGGCGAGTCATTAGATGCACGTATGGCAGCTGTTGAAACGCTTAACGTAATTAGGCCACTCGTCGCCATCTCGAAGTTTCTGACTTTCGGTGCTGTTGCGCTGGAGGAATATCCCGAAACACGAACTCGCGTTTCTTTAGATGATGAATATTTGTTCATGTTCACTCAAGAAATCCGACGCTTCTATCCATTCGTCCCATTTCTTGGGGCGAGAGTCGACCATGACTTCACATGGCAGGAGTACCCTTTCAAAAAAAATCAGCTAGTTTTGATTGATGTTTATGGAATCAATCACGATCCACGGATATGGGAGAAGCCGGACGAATTCAATCCAGAAAGGTTTTTGAATTGGGACGGAGGATTGTTTGATCTCATTCCGCAAGGGGGCGGCGGTTATTATAATGGACACCGCTGTCCAGGCGAATGGGCGACTATCGAAGTGCTTCAGGCGAGTTTTCGTTATATGACAAAACACCTCGGTTATGAGGTGCCGAAACAGGATTATAGCTACAGCTTAAAAAAAATGCCCGCCCTTCCGAAAAGCGGGTTCATTATGAAGAATGTCCATTATAAATGA